A genomic region of Bradyrhizobium sp. ORS 278 contains the following coding sequences:
- a CDS encoding MFS transporter: MTAPDATNDLSATAAKPVAQPAPTWRESMAVYLQPRVLVVLFLGFSSGLPLALSGSTLQIWMRELGVDLGTIGLFALVGTPYTLKFLWAPLVDALHVPLLTRAFGRRRGWLLFAQLLLIAAILLLALTDPAHAPFMVALAALLVAATSSTQDIVVDAFRVESLPESEQAAGMAAYVAAYRIGMLVSTAGALVVVSGFESSGLTRPASWMWGYVVMAGLVLIGTITALAATEPAQSKQAEAAMGADTALTRVAQAAAGAFVEFLGRRDALAALAFVVLFKFTDAFSGTMTAPFVIDLGFSKVDYAAIVKGVGLGATLAGGFAGGFVARRYSLATSLWIGGVVQALANLSFSWLAIVGVNQWALALAISAENFTSAIGTVIFVAYLSALCKNPLHTATQYALLTALAAVGRTYLSSGAGYVAKATGWPLFFVICVLVAIPSLVLLAWLQRRGHFDALGPVKV, translated from the coding sequence ATGACCGCACCCGACGCGACAAACGACCTCTCAGCGACTGCTGCAAAGCCCGTGGCCCAGCCCGCCCCCACCTGGCGCGAGAGCATGGCCGTCTATCTCCAGCCGCGCGTCCTCGTGGTGCTGTTCCTCGGCTTTTCCTCAGGCCTGCCATTGGCGCTGTCCGGCTCGACCTTGCAGATCTGGATGCGCGAGCTCGGTGTCGATCTCGGCACGATCGGGCTGTTTGCCCTCGTCGGCACGCCCTACACGCTGAAGTTCCTGTGGGCGCCGCTGGTCGACGCGCTGCATGTGCCGCTGCTGACGCGCGCGTTCGGGCGGCGGCGCGGCTGGCTGCTGTTCGCGCAGCTGCTGCTGATCGCGGCCATCCTGCTGCTGGCGCTGACCGACCCGGCGCATGCGCCGTTCATGGTTGCGCTGGCCGCGCTGCTGGTGGCCGCGACGTCGTCAACGCAGGACATCGTGGTCGACGCCTTCCGCGTCGAGAGCCTGCCGGAGAGCGAGCAGGCCGCCGGCATGGCCGCCTATGTCGCGGCCTATCGCATCGGCATGCTGGTCTCGACCGCCGGGGCGCTCGTCGTGGTCAGCGGCTTCGAGAGCTCGGGGCTGACGCGACCGGCGTCGTGGATGTGGGGTTATGTCGTGATGGCAGGCCTGGTGCTGATTGGCACGATCACGGCGCTCGCCGCGACCGAGCCTGCACAGTCCAAGCAGGCCGAAGCTGCGATGGGCGCCGACACCGCGCTGACCCGCGTGGCGCAGGCTGCGGCCGGCGCGTTCGTCGAATTCCTCGGCCGGCGCGACGCGCTCGCCGCGCTCGCCTTCGTCGTGCTGTTCAAGTTCACCGACGCCTTCTCCGGCACCATGACCGCGCCGTTCGTCATCGACCTCGGCTTCAGCAAGGTCGACTACGCGGCGATCGTGAAAGGCGTCGGCCTCGGCGCCACGCTCGCAGGCGGCTTTGCCGGCGGCTTCGTCGCCCGGCGCTATTCGCTCGCCACCAGTCTCTGGATCGGCGGCGTGGTGCAGGCGCTGGCCAACCTGTCTTTCTCCTGGCTCGCGATCGTCGGCGTCAATCAATGGGCGCTGGCGCTGGCGATCTCCGCAGAGAACTTCACGAGCGCGATCGGCACCGTGATCTTCGTCGCCTATCTCTCGGCCCTCTGTAAGAACCCGCTGCACACAGCAACCCAATACGCCCTGCTCACCGCGCTCGCTGCTGTCGGCCGCACCTATCTGTCGTCAGGCGCCGGCTACGTCGCAAAGGCCACCGGCTGGCCGCTGTTCTTCGTCATCTGCGTGCTGGTGGCCATACCGAGTCTGGTGCTGCTGGCGTGGCTGCAGCGCCGCGGGCATTTTGATGCGCTCGGGCCAGTGAAAGTTTAG
- the recR gene encoding recombination mediator RecR, with translation MAVAGPEIERLIQLLARLPGLGPRSARRAALHLIKKREALMVPLASALQVAIDRIQVCKTCGNIDTQSPCTVCTDPRRDPAMIVVVADVADLWALERAKASNGRYHVLGGTLSPLDGVGPQDLTIDALVQRAHAPEVSEIILALNATVDGQTTAHYITDLLQEANVKVTRLAHGVPVGGELDYLDEGTLSAAMRQRTLF, from the coding sequence ATGGCCGTCGCCGGTCCTGAAATCGAGCGCCTGATCCAGCTGCTTGCGCGCCTGCCCGGCCTCGGGCCGCGCTCGGCGCGGCGTGCCGCGCTGCATCTGATCAAGAAGCGCGAGGCGCTGATGGTGCCGCTCGCGTCGGCGCTGCAGGTCGCGATCGACCGCATCCAGGTCTGCAAGACCTGCGGCAACATCGACACGCAGAGTCCCTGCACGGTGTGCACCGACCCACGGCGTGATCCCGCGATGATCGTAGTCGTCGCCGACGTCGCCGATCTCTGGGCGCTGGAGCGCGCGAAGGCGAGCAACGGCCGCTATCACGTGCTCGGCGGCACCTTGTCGCCGCTCGACGGCGTCGGTCCGCAGGACCTCACCATCGACGCGCTGGTGCAGCGCGCGCATGCGCCGGAGGTGTCCGAGATCATCCTCGCATTGAATGCGACGGTGGATGGCCAGACCACGGCGCATTACATCACCGACCTCCTGCAGGAGGCGAACGTCAAGGTCACGCGGCTGGCGCATGGCGTGCCGGTCGGCGGCGAGCTCGACTATCTCGACGAAGGCACGCTCTCGGCCGCGATGCGGCAGCGCACCTTGTTCTAA
- a CDS encoding Lrp/AsnC family transcriptional regulator produces the protein MTDVTAQGPEANRRLDAIDRKILMVLQEDASLSVAEIGDRVGLSSTPCWKRIQRLEADGVILRRVALVDQNKIGLGISVFVSVESADHSEAWLKKFAEAVSSMPEVMEFYRMAGDVDYMLRVVVADMQSYDVFYKKLISAVPLKNVTSRFAMEKIKSVTALPVPPV, from the coding sequence ATGACCGACGTCACCGCCCAGGGCCCTGAAGCCAACCGCCGGCTCGACGCTATCGACCGCAAGATCCTAATGGTCCTGCAGGAAGATGCCTCTCTCTCGGTCGCTGAGATCGGCGACCGCGTTGGGCTGTCGTCGACGCCGTGCTGGAAGCGCATCCAGCGGCTGGAGGCCGACGGCGTCATCCTGCGCCGGGTTGCCCTGGTCGATCAGAACAAGATCGGGCTCGGCATCTCCGTGTTCGTCTCGGTCGAGAGTGCCGATCATTCCGAAGCCTGGCTGAAGAAGTTCGCCGAGGCGGTCAGCTCGATGCCGGAGGTGATGGAGTTCTACCGGATGGCGGGCGACGTCGACTACATGCTGCGCGTGGTGGTTGCGGACATGCAGAGCTACGACGTTTTCTACAAGAAGCTGATCAGCGCCGTGCCGCTGAAGAACGTCACCTCGCGCTTTGCCATGGAGAAGATCAAGTCGGTCACGGCCTTGCCGGTGCCGCCGGTCTAG
- a CDS encoding DNA polymerase III subunit gamma/tau has protein sequence MTDVGAPPVPPDSADAPPKPYRVLARKYRPSSFADLIGQEAVVRTVSNAFETGRIPQAWILTGVRGVGKTTTARILARALNYELPDGSVKGPTIHMPVLGTHCQAIMESRHMDILEMDAASHTGVDDVRQINDSVRYAPASARYKVYIIDEVHMLSTAAFNAFLKTLEEPPEHAKFVFATTEIRKVPVTVLSRCQRFDLRRVEADVLMKHLAGIATKEGVTIEPEALGIIARAAEGSVRDSLSLLDQAIAHSAGEVRADDVRQMLGLADRTRVIDLFHYLASGDIAAAFKEFREQYDVGADPVVVLSDLAEFVNFVTRVKVVPATADNVAFSETERLRARDFATKLSMRVLSRMWQMLLKGIAETQGATRPAAAAEMVLVRIAYAADLPTPDEAIRMIDQNGGGSPVVTNGGGGRSAPAPSMSTAAQPVMSAAPMQAPRMQGPTLAAVGGGMRPQAMSSQPASASHEQPALRLGSFQELVALAAKNRDLITKSALEMDVRLVRFEDGRLEIALERTAQRALVSDLGRKLEDWTGRRWTVIVSNEQGQATLREQNLRAKSEREAAAEADPRVQEILARFPGTKVIEVRRLAPEPPESDASAVEPPDEFDSDNDDDL, from the coding sequence ATGACTGACGTTGGCGCCCCACCTGTTCCGCCCGACAGCGCCGACGCTCCCCCCAAGCCCTACCGGGTTCTGGCGCGCAAATACCGCCCCTCCAGCTTCGCGGATCTGATCGGCCAGGAGGCCGTGGTGCGCACCGTCTCGAACGCGTTCGAGACCGGCCGGATTCCGCAGGCCTGGATCCTCACCGGCGTCCGCGGGGTCGGCAAGACGACCACCGCCCGCATCCTTGCCCGCGCCCTGAATTACGAGCTGCCCGACGGCTCGGTGAAGGGGCCGACCATCCACATGCCGGTGCTCGGCACCCATTGCCAGGCGATCATGGAAAGCCGGCACATGGACATCCTGGAGATGGATGCGGCGTCGCATACCGGCGTCGACGACGTTCGCCAGATCAATGACAGCGTGCGCTACGCCCCGGCCAGCGCGCGCTACAAAGTCTACATCATCGACGAAGTCCACATGCTGTCGACGGCGGCGTTCAACGCCTTCCTGAAGACGCTCGAGGAGCCGCCGGAGCACGCCAAATTCGTGTTCGCGACGACAGAAATCCGCAAGGTGCCGGTGACGGTGTTGTCGCGCTGCCAGCGCTTCGATCTGCGCCGTGTCGAGGCCGACGTGCTGATGAAGCATCTCGCCGGCATCGCGACCAAGGAGGGCGTGACGATCGAGCCGGAGGCGCTCGGCATCATCGCGCGCGCCGCCGAGGGCTCCGTGCGCGACTCGCTGTCGCTGCTCGACCAGGCCATCGCGCATAGCGCAGGCGAGGTGCGTGCCGACGACGTCCGGCAGATGCTGGGCTTGGCCGACCGGACCCGCGTGATCGATCTGTTTCATTATCTCGCGAGCGGCGACATCGCGGCCGCCTTCAAGGAATTCCGCGAGCAATACGACGTCGGCGCCGATCCGGTCGTCGTGCTGTCGGATCTCGCCGAGTTCGTGAACTTCGTGACCCGCGTGAAGGTCGTGCCGGCCACCGCCGACAACGTCGCGTTCAGCGAGACCGAGCGGCTGCGCGCGCGCGATTTCGCGACCAAGCTGTCGATGCGCGTGCTGTCGCGGATGTGGCAGATGCTGCTCAAGGGCATCGCCGAGACGCAAGGCGCGACGCGTCCCGCGGCCGCCGCGGAGATGGTGCTGGTGCGCATTGCCTATGCGGCCGATCTGCCGACGCCCGACGAAGCCATCCGCATGATCGACCAGAACGGCGGTGGATCGCCTGTGGTCACGAATGGCGGCGGCGGACGCTCTGCGCCGGCGCCCAGCATGAGCACTGCGGCGCAGCCGGTGATGAGTGCGGCGCCGATGCAGGCGCCGCGCATGCAGGGTCCGACGCTGGCCGCGGTCGGTGGCGGCATGAGGCCGCAGGCGATGTCCTCGCAGCCGGCGTCGGCGTCGCACGAGCAGCCGGCCTTGCGGCTCGGCAGCTTCCAGGAGCTTGTCGCCCTCGCAGCTAAGAATCGCGACCTCATCACCAAGAGCGCGCTCGAGATGGACGTCAGGCTCGTCCGTTTCGAGGACGGCCGGCTGGAGATCGCGCTGGAACGGACGGCGCAGCGCGCGCTTGTGTCAGACCTCGGCCGCAAGCTGGAGGACTGGACCGGCCGGCGCTGGACCGTGATCGTTTCCAACGAGCAGGGGCAGGCGACCCTCCGCGAGCAAAACCTGCGCGCCAAGAGCGAGCGCGAGGCGGCGGCGGAAGCGGATCCGCGGGTGCAGGAGATCCTGGCGCGGTTTCCCGGCACGAAGGTGATCGAAGTGCGCCGGCTCGCCCCCGAGCCGCCCGAATCGGACGCCAGTGCTGTCGAGCCGCCGGACGAGTTCGACTCCGACAATGATGATGACCTTTAA
- a CDS encoding YbaB/EbfC family nucleoid-associated protein, translated as MADFLGMMKQAAQLQSKMQEMQAELGNVEVEGISGGGLVAVRMTAKMDVKSIKIDPSLLKPEEAEILEDLLVTAHGDARRKAEAAMQEKMQAITGKLGLPPGFGFG; from the coding sequence ATGGCTGACTTTCTCGGCATGATGAAACAGGCGGCGCAGCTGCAATCGAAGATGCAAGAGATGCAGGCCGAGCTCGGCAATGTCGAGGTCGAGGGCATCTCCGGGGGCGGCCTCGTCGCCGTGCGCATGACCGCCAAGATGGACGTGAAGTCCATCAAGATCGATCCGTCGCTGCTCAAGCCGGAAGAGGCGGAAATCCTCGAGGATCTCCTGGTGACCGCGCATGGCGACGCGCGCCGCAAGGCGGAAGCTGCGATGCAGGAGAAGATGCAGGCCATCACCGGTAAGCTCGGCCTGCCGCCGGGCTTCGGCTTCGGTTAG
- a CDS encoding methyl-accepting chemotaxis protein: MTGETDDLAILRDATSKLLLAVLWIHVPLALIIGLSRGDWMLPTMMMVALAAAATLSWRSAGDGLATQLTVAVALMGGVSVLVYQMSGHAWQVDMHMYFFAALACLVAYCDYRPIVAGTVAVALHHLVLNFVFPAAVYPGGSDFGRVVLHAVILLIEAGVLGALALKLTQLFETSMRKTAEANAAIAAEARANAERTEAEQRVKQQGDLARRELAEGFERKIGGIVEAVAVAANEVQNLSSLMSRNSAEASRQTSAAAHASQRASTNVETVAAATEELTASIGSISQQVTRSAEIAAKAAEEARRTNSVVESLAAGTQKIGEVVTLIQTIASQTNLLALNATIEAARAGEHGKGFAVVASEVKALANQTAKATEEISSQVQSIQSATGDAVSAIQMIGGTIAEIDGISKEIATAVEQQGLATGEISGNVQQASEGTRLVSQSMGSVTQASNETGGAASRLLESANGLSSQSARLKSEVDQFLKSLRVA, translated from the coding sequence ATGACCGGCGAGACCGACGATCTGGCAATTCTCCGTGACGCAACCAGCAAGCTTCTGCTGGCGGTGCTCTGGATTCACGTTCCACTCGCGCTCATCATCGGGCTGTCGCGCGGCGATTGGATGTTGCCGACGATGATGATGGTCGCCTTGGCGGCCGCGGCGACGCTCTCCTGGCGCAGCGCCGGCGACGGCTTGGCGACCCAGCTCACGGTCGCAGTTGCTCTGATGGGCGGCGTGTCCGTGCTCGTCTACCAGATGTCCGGCCACGCCTGGCAGGTCGACATGCACATGTACTTCTTCGCGGCGCTGGCCTGTCTCGTCGCCTATTGCGACTACCGGCCCATCGTGGCGGGAACGGTCGCCGTCGCGCTTCACCATCTGGTGCTGAACTTCGTTTTTCCGGCCGCGGTCTATCCCGGCGGGAGCGATTTCGGCCGCGTGGTGCTGCACGCTGTCATCCTCCTGATCGAGGCGGGCGTTCTGGGCGCGCTGGCGCTCAAGCTCACGCAGCTGTTCGAAACCAGCATGCGCAAGACCGCCGAAGCCAATGCGGCGATCGCGGCCGAAGCGCGTGCCAACGCCGAGCGGACCGAGGCCGAGCAGCGGGTCAAGCAACAGGGCGATCTCGCCCGGCGCGAGCTTGCGGAAGGCTTCGAGCGCAAGATCGGCGGCATCGTGGAGGCGGTGGCCGTCGCTGCGAACGAGGTCCAGAACCTGTCATCCTTGATGAGCCGTAACAGCGCCGAAGCCTCGCGCCAGACGTCGGCAGCGGCCCACGCCTCGCAGCGCGCTTCCACCAACGTCGAGACCGTCGCTGCCGCAACCGAAGAGCTGACCGCCTCCATCGGCAGCATTTCCCAGCAGGTGACGCGCTCCGCGGAGATCGCCGCGAAAGCCGCCGAAGAGGCGCGACGCACCAACAGCGTGGTCGAAAGCCTCGCCGCGGGCACGCAGAAGATCGGCGAGGTGGTGACGCTGATCCAGACGATCGCCAGCCAGACCAACCTGCTGGCGCTGAACGCCACCATCGAGGCCGCCCGCGCCGGCGAGCACGGGAAGGGCTTTGCCGTCGTCGCCAGCGAGGTGAAAGCGCTGGCCAATCAGACTGCGAAGGCGACCGAGGAAATCTCCAGCCAGGTGCAGAGCATCCAGAGCGCGACGGGTGATGCCGTAAGCGCCATCCAGATGATCGGCGGCACGATCGCCGAGATCGACGGGATCTCCAAGGAGATCGCAACCGCCGTCGAACAGCAGGGGCTCGCGACGGGGGAAATTTCCGGAAACGTGCAGCAGGCCTCCGAAGGCACGCGACTGGTGAGCCAAAGCATGGGCAGCGTGACGCAGGCCTCCAACGAGACCGGCGGCGCCGCGTCCCGGCTGTTGGAGTCCGCGAACGGCCTGTCCTCGCAATCGGCTCGGCTCAAGTCCGAGGTCGATCAGTTCCTGAAATCGCTGCGGGTCGCTTAG
- a CDS encoding HIT domain-containing protein, which yields MSESAWSLHPQLAKDTINIGDLPLSRVLVIKDANYPWLLLVPRREDAVEIIDLDEVAQAQLMTEITRVSRAVKEITKCDKLNVAALGNMVPQLHIHIIARRTSDVAWPRPVWGVATPVPHDAQEVESFISAVRRKIWLG from the coding sequence ATGTCCGAATCAGCCTGGTCGCTCCACCCGCAATTGGCGAAGGACACGATCAATATCGGCGACCTGCCGCTGTCGCGCGTGCTGGTGATCAAGGACGCCAACTATCCGTGGCTGCTGCTGGTGCCGCGCCGCGAGGACGCGGTCGAGATCATCGATCTCGACGAGGTCGCCCAGGCGCAGCTGATGACCGAGATCACGCGGGTGTCGCGCGCCGTCAAGGAGATCACCAAGTGCGACAAGCTGAACGTCGCCGCGCTCGGCAACATGGTGCCGCAGCTGCACATCCATATCATCGCCCGCCGCACCAGTGACGTGGCCTGGCCGCGCCCGGTCTGGGGCGTCGCAACCCCTGTGCCACACGACGCGCAGGAGGTTGAGAGTTTCATCAGCGCTGTCAGGCGCAAGATCTGGCTAGGGTGA
- the nudC gene encoding NAD(+) diphosphatase, whose amino-acid sequence MSPFDLFPLGKPAFVGHPIERAAHLRFHDDKLLAFEGKPSTRAYVVHRDSLVLKRDGDQLRPLLSIDEALGFGANPGTIFLGLQDGAAVFGMGISPAAVEKLAGREDVSVTELRGLAMQGAIPVEQLATIAMAKSMVSWHQRHGFCANCGTKTAMREGGWKRECPNCKTEHFPRTDPVVISLVASGDKCLLGRQKQFPAGMYSCLAGFVEAAETIEDAVRREVFEESGIRCTDVTYYMTQPWPYPSSLMIGCSARALNEDIVIDRTELEDVRWFSRDEAQLMLQRQHPDGLAGPHPFAIAHHLVGRWLLMQTSGS is encoded by the coding sequence ATGTCGCCATTCGACTTGTTTCCATTGGGCAAGCCGGCCTTCGTCGGCCATCCGATCGAGCGCGCCGCCCATCTGCGCTTTCATGACGACAAGCTGCTCGCCTTCGAGGGCAAGCCTTCGACCCGCGCCTATGTCGTGCATCGCGATTCGCTGGTGCTGAAGCGCGACGGCGACCAGTTGCGTCCGCTGCTGTCGATCGATGAGGCGCTCGGCTTTGGCGCCAATCCCGGCACGATCTTCCTCGGCCTGCAGGACGGCGCGGCCGTGTTCGGCATGGGCATCTCGCCAGCGGCCGTCGAGAAGCTCGCCGGCCGCGAGGATGTATCGGTCACCGAGCTGCGCGGCTTGGCGATGCAGGGCGCGATTCCTGTCGAGCAACTGGCGACGATCGCCATGGCCAAGTCGATGGTGTCCTGGCATCAGCGCCACGGCTTCTGTGCCAATTGCGGCACCAAGACCGCGATGCGCGAGGGCGGCTGGAAGCGCGAATGCCCGAATTGCAAGACCGAGCATTTCCCGCGCACCGACCCGGTGGTGATCTCGCTGGTCGCCTCCGGCGACAAGTGCCTGCTCGGCCGGCAGAAGCAGTTTCCGGCGGGCATGTATTCCTGTCTCGCGGGTTTCGTCGAGGCCGCCGAGACGATCGAGGACGCCGTCCGCCGCGAGGTGTTCGAGGAGTCCGGCATCCGCTGCACCGACGTGACCTACTACATGACCCAGCCCTGGCCCTATCCGTCCTCGCTGATGATCGGCTGCAGCGCGCGGGCGCTCAACGAGGACATCGTCATCGACCGCACCGAACTCGAGGACGTCCGCTGGTTCAGCCGCGACGAGGCCCAGCTGATGCTGCAGCGGCAGCATCCCGACGGCCTGGCGGGCCCGCATCCGTTCGCAATTGCGCATCATCTGGTCGGCCGCTGGCTGCTGATGCAGACTAGCGGTAGCTGA